One Nicotiana tomentosiformis chromosome 1, ASM39032v3, whole genome shotgun sequence genomic window, TGGAGGTTGTGACTCTAAAAGCAAAGAAAAAAAGACTTCCAAAAAGAAGTCTCATTCAAAGACAAAGTCTGCAAAGCCTTCTACCTTGGCAAAAAGAACCGGGTTTGCCATGAAATCTAGAAAAGTGAAAGTAGTGGAGAAAGAAAAAagtgaagaagaagagaaatcTGATGAAGAGGTGAACAAGATGGTTAAGTTTGGGAAAAGAACCATCTTGAAGGGTAGACTCCTCAGGGACTTGGAGGAAGCAGACATGATGATGCTATTGGAAAAACTACAACTGTAGGGTTGGAAGGAAATGGTCCTTCTTATGGATGGAAAGCTTGCCAGAActgagattgtggagttcatgGAAAATTGTGAGATAAAAAATGGCAGAGTCACCAGTGTGGTGAAGCGGGTGTCTGTGAGCTTTGATgataaggaattgggagagatTCTGGGAGTACCTGATGAAGGGTTCAATGATTACAAAAAGTTAAaatggccaagcctagaaaacctcCCCACTTCACTTGCCATTACAAGGAAGTTTGCTGACAATGAGGAAGAGCTTCAGCCCAAGGCTGTTTACAAAAGTGAGATGAGGCATGCTCACAAAATGCTGTTTGAATTTGTTAACAATGTTGTGTTGCCCGGGAAGGAAAGAAGGCACATTTCCACCTTCATGGTGGCCCTTATGGAATGCTTGAATAGTGGGAGGCAGATCAATTGACCTGGTTTTATCATCCAGCTTCTTGATTGGGTTCTAACTGGCACCAAAACGCATGCCATACCCTATGGTTTCATTCTCACGGCTACTTGCTCACTTCAAGGTACCCCTCAAGAAATAGGATGTtacttttgggcgtttttcctaatttcatgttttagcttcgaattaattagttaaattagttacttgtagttatatttacgttgtataattgcttttggctagatttgggctattcagagccggatattcgtgggaaaggcattgtgaccgattaattgagcttgactcgagctaagtggcttgcctaactttgttgggggaggggggaggggggggagagaattcccttaagatttgaaactattatgattatttattataattgcaatacataaacatactgaaaattattttcGCACAAATTTAAAGAGATATTCTTTTGTTTGGGAAGATAAAAGTTGAATTTAGGgataaaaatatacttagaagcacattgaccagtatcataatttttgcatgtatgatgttattgtcaaaacttgTATATACTATATGTGTGTAATTACATTAGCTATTCGGTGGATCTAAGTTTTTCGGTAGGATGACGGGTATATTACATATACATTGAACGTAAgtaataataaacttgacaacaaacttgtatggtagaaggtcatttggtattacagtatttaagtattctttttggcagtaattattggtatcaccTTCGGatgagtcaaaaactgaaaaatattttgtttataCCATAAAATTTGCTATCAACCATTTatttgatcaacatattcatttctgctagcgaAGATAGCTTTTTAATTTCTATTATACAATTTACAAATtatgttttaatctaatgatagaaatatttcttttataaaaGGCACTACTATTTTCGTTAGGGTTGGTAACCAAATATTCTAGAAGAACCAAAGCATCTTTATTGGATACTTTTTTCGTTTCCTACACGAATAAATAAGTCACTGAATACTGgatatgttcttactttatatttcttatcagttgaatctttttttatagcttttacagtctctacttttgtcatttttggaaCTACTTgtagtacttgacagaaatcatctcccaaaccattaattttccaCCAAACGGTTCATTGAAATGTAATATATCTTTAGAACTCTGGAAAATtgtttcgatcgtttgacactaaGCCATaacgcttcatcccatattatcaattttgatttccttataaatttagcattaTTGCTCTACTTTGATATATTTATGATGGTTATTTCAGTTGTTTGAAGATTTTcatcaaatctaaagtgagtgGCCTCATAATAAAATTATTGCTGGTACACCACTTGTTATTATTGCTTACAATATCATGCTTCTTGATCTAACATAATTTGCAAGTCATgcatgataaaaatattatttcgattccgccggaGGCATTTACAAAGCATAATCTCGCTataccagagtcgactctttataatataatcTTGAAAGCATGTTCTTGTTCAGCATTTAGCTTTGATTATGTTTTCTCAAACACTTGTATGGCATTTTGATTTTTAATATTATACTAActttttttactttgtgttctaattttttttaatatctaTCGCTCTTTTTATGAAAAAtttttatgtaccctaagatttttCTTATCTTGAAAATTAATAATTTTACTCATTTGATgctaaaaaataattgaattagaTTCTCTTATAAAACAATTAattgaaaatttaattatttgattttaacataaaaaataatttattttatgttgatttggatcttaatattagttcatctcttgttttgaatatttaatcttaattataattttatccaccgtagattttattttcaaagaataAAAAGATCGATCTGACATTTTAATTTTAGATCTTTATGCTCGCAGAATCATTACTGGCATTGACTCTTACCAGCcatatttctttctctttctcacatattttcattttcttagtttttgtttaataattgggtatattttcaatattacatgaaaaattgataaatattttttatttgagtaggaaaataattcaaatatagatataaaaatatattatcgtggggatATTTTTTCTCTTAATTTCAACGCTTTATGAATTCCATTTaacattacttttattttttcttggtattggacattatggagtggtaacgTATTTCCACTacagaggattcttatgaaattgattttattaaaccttcctacatattatTAATAAGAATTTAgtagacaaaattttattaatgttaaaatcttaaaaattaaaaaatgagcatagaaggtattgtagtccaaaaaataagttattacagTTATGgcatttccctatgagttcttctgtttaatgTTTTAGGGCTATTTCGATCTATCAAtattgtattcatacttttataacaatatatgctttcctttttctaaatggatttgaacaatataatacattctaaaattaaattagtaataggacattatagtacattttcaaattaaattagtaatatgaatttttaaaaagtatatcctaaaagtaataggattacatgactaaaaataTGTCTCTAccccgaaagtgattatactaAAAGAAAACCTAACGTGTTCATAAAAGTATTATGTTAGCATGCTAACATGTAATATTATATGTCTATGCCCGAacgtaattatactaatagggaCTCCTAAAGGTAATCACGTAGGATTCCTAAAGTGTGGtatatgtcctaaaactaataggattataaggctaatatctagaattccggttatgtccttttattgtgagttattatgcttaatattataagattatttttataaaccgacattgtattcatgcttttataataatatagattagttttaattatttttacaaGTCCTCTCATGCTATAGTCATGCGTGTGGGATGGACTCTTTGCCAAACATATAAAAGAAATTGTTcgataaatatttaataatagtGAAACTTTCAACCAAGATTTCCGTTTCCTTTTATGTCATTTTAAATTGTGACAAGTTTAAACTATTGAAGACTAGACACATTTAATAATAGGACACGATGGTTCAGCTTTACAAGAACAAGAATGATATTCAAAATTACaataattataggggtatcaagttgttgagtcacacTATGAAGGTTTGGAAGAGGGTGGTGGAAGCCAGGGTGAGGAGGTGTGTGTTTATTTTTGAGAATCAGTTTGGATTCatgccggggcgttcgactacgGAAGCGATTCATCTGGTAAGGGGATTAGTGGAACAGTATAGAGAGAGGaggaaggacttgcatatggtatttattgaccttgagaaacattagggtgattaagaaTATGTGTGATGATGCTAAGACTCGAGTGAGGACTGTGGGTGGGGACTCGGAGCATTTCCCTGtggtgatggggttgcaccagaGATCAGCTCTTAGCCCGTTTTTATTTGCCTTAGCGATGGATGTACTGTCGCGaaacatccaaggggaggtgccttggatcatgctatttgccgatgatatagtgttgattgacgagacgctAAGCGGAGTTAATgcgaggttggaggtttggagacagaccttgGAGTCTAAATGTTTCAAATAGAGTAGAACCAAAATAGAATACTTAGAGTGCAAATTCTGTGATGGGACCCATGAAGGAGACGTAGAGGTAAAGCTTGATACTCAAGTTATCCCTAAGAGAGCGAGTTTTAAGTGTCTCGGGTCTATTATCCAAGGTAACAGGGAGATTGACGAAGATGTCGCACATCGCATCGGAGCAGGTTGGATGAAGTGAAGGTTCGTTTCCGgtgttttatgtgataagaaCGTGCCGCTAAGACTTAAATGCAAGTTTTATAGAGTGGTGGTTCGACCGGTTATGCTGTATGGAGCTGAGTGTAGGCCAGCCAAGAACTCCCACatccagaagataaaagtagtagagatgaggatgttgagatggatgtgtgggcataccaggagagataagattaagaatgaagtTATCCGAGACAAAGTGGGAGTAGCCTCCGTgaaggacaagatgcgggagtcgaggtaggcctaagaagtactggGCAGAGGTGATTAGACAGGACATGGCGCGGCTCCAGCTTACTGTGGACATGAttcttgataggagggtgtggatgTCGATGATTAAGGTAGAAGGTTAGTGGGTAGTTTTTAGTTGCTCACTGATAGTCTTAGTAGTACGCGTGTCCCTTCACattcttagatttttattacGTTATGTGATTTTGTTCGCTTAAGGTATTGTATCCCATTGTTGCTAGTATTTGGTACTAATTATCCTTTAtatctccctttttcttttctcttccctctttcttcctttcttgctaTCCACTTCTTCTTATTaccttcctgagccgagggtctattgaaaacagtctctctaccttttaggtaggggtaaggtctgcgtacagactaccatccccagaccccacttggtGGAAAcatactgagtttgttgttgttgtatatatcACACACTAGCTAAGTTTTGATAGAATTAAATTGGTGACAACTAGTCAACTACACTATTCCTTATACATTGTGATTGGTGCAAACAGCTGATCGAGCGAGTTTTTTTTATGATATAAAGGTATATAGTAATGTGATTTATTTTATTCTAGTTTAAAATATAATTTGGCATAACGGCTATTTTCGTGAGAGAGGAAATTGACCAAATATTACTAAAATTAATAGATTTATTTAAATTCTTGCCACTTTTTACATACACCTTACTTATTTAttagttttaattatttttacaaGTCCTCTCATTCTACACTCATGCGTGTGGGATGGACTCTTTGCCAAACATATAAAAGAAATTGttgaataaatatttaataatagtCAGACTTTCAACCAAGATTTCCGTTTCCTTATATGTCATTTTAAATTGTGACAAAGTTTAAACTATTGAAGACTAGACGCATTTATGTTTTATTGTTTTTTAGTTGTGCAGCAAAATAGCACTTGGTAGCTTTCCAAGAGGCCTACCGCTTGTGACATAATGTATATAGTCACGATTTTAAAGTTTACGAGGTCATACAACAATTTCaagttatatatataataataaataaatttataatcaaatatttataaatatttaataaattttttaataaaaatatagaatttGAACAAAAATTATTAAGTTTATGAAAACACATAAGCTTCAGGCTAGATCAGGGTGCCTTTTAATAAAAGTGAAGTTCTggacaataaataaataaaacaaacaaacaaagatTTGTTAAAACATCTGGGGGaagagaaaataaataaagagCAATAAGTGAAACCGAGTAAGATTAAGAGTGACACGTCACTCTGAAATGAATAGAACAGATTTAAGCAGGTGAGTCTTGACTACTGAGTCATGTGCTTTGACAAAGTCTTAGGAGAATTtggataaaaagaaaagaaaaaaaatgtacAGGTCAATTAGTTTTTTTTGGCTCTTTGCAatcttatttttagttttataacGTTATCTCTTTTTTTTACACATAAAAGATTTATTTTTATATGTAAAAGATATATTTTTTCACACATAAAAgatctaaaaatatcattttcttaaatttaaaattataaaggGACATGATGTACAAATAAcacttatttattttgtttatttgtaccaaattaaataattttaattttaaataaaagtAAGATCAAGTTAATTAATCATGATTACGTGAAAGAGTTAAAATAAAGAACACATATGCGGTGTAGCTATTGATCCAACTCGATGATGGATTCATAATTTAGACCATATAAATTTTGAAATAGACATAATTATTTTTAGCACTACTTAATTATATACAGAATTTGATCCTGAACACTGCCGAAGACGTGATTATATATCGGGTAAACCCTTGACATATgaataattaatttcaaaagaAGTTAAAGAGGGGATTGGTTTACCCCTCGTCCACACCTTAGAACCCAACCCAATCCTCCGTACAAGTGAAAGAGTGAGTACCTACAAAAACCAAGCTCCCTTCTCATTTGCTTGTATATGTGTGCACTTGTATGTAAAGTTTCTCACAGAAATTTAAGGTGTATTCATTCTTccatctatttatttatttattccaaGATATATTATCATTAATTTACTCATTATAAAGGGAGGAATTGAATTCCTTAGGAGAAAGAATGGGAAAAGTGATTGTGAAAGCAGAATTAGGTGAGGAGACAAACTTCAACTGGCGATCGTCAACGACATCATTCTCAATATCTGATCATGAAGAAATTACAAGGATGCCTTTGTTAGCACTGAACCATGTTTCTAATCCAGAGGCCTTCTTCCTTCGACTTCGAAGGAGCTTGGTATGACCAATATAATATTCTccaacacacacacatatatatattttacatgcATTTGTGCCAGTATTTGGAAATGATATCACAAGTGCATGTGTAAAATTATTTAGCATTATCCGTACATATAAGGTAAAATCTAATTTATAAACATCGATTCAGGTTGAGACAATGAAAATAAATCTctgatattttgggttgatttttgcAGGTTGTTCAACCACGGAATTGGAATACATTTGCTAGGAAAAGAAGATGCACAGCCAAAGAAGGAAAGGATAAATCCAAAAGACAatcacatttcattccaatgTTCGGATATGGACCTCATAATTGAGAGATTGGAAGAGTTGAAGATTGAGTATGTAACGGCAACGGTGAAAGAAGGTGGAGTCACTGTGGATCAACTCTTCTTCCACGACCCAGATGGCAACATGATTGAGATTTGCAATTGCCAAAATATACCAATTCTTCCACTTTCCTCTTGCCCTCTCAAGAAGTTTGCCAAATATCCAACCTTCAACCAAACCATTCCAAATTCTTTTTACGGTATGCGTCTCTTCTTGTTTCAGTTTAAAACGATTTTTATATATACTATTATGTTACCCAAAAATAATTACTTGTAAATGTGTATAATAAGTTGAATTAGTCACTGGAGAAGTACAATAAATAATATGTTACAATATATTAGTAGATTAAATCACGCTAATAGTATAATGTTCTTACACTGACAATTATATAAGCTAAGTCCTGTAAACAAAATTTAGCTTAAAATGAGGACAAGCTTTTTTCCAAACGTCCTATTAAGTTTGATTAATCCAATGGCAATGGAAGGAGGAGAATTAGACGTTAACCTTGTAGATTTAGTATAGCATTATTCTAATGTTGTGAGTTTGAAAATGCAGGGAATGGAACCAGTAAGATGAATTGCTTAGGAGATCAAGTGGAATATCTGATGTTGGAGAACTTAGCCATGAATATGATTGACATTTCATTTTGAATATTTATACATATCTTGTACGCGATGAGTCTTTATCTTTTTACCTAATTCAATGAAAGAAATACAGAAATTTCACTTCGTTAAAATCATGCAGGCTCATTAGACTATTTGTAGTTAATTACTTCATTGCACACTAGAATAGAATAGAATAATGAGGAATTTCAGAAACTATTATTGTTTAGTGGTTATTAACTTCCTATACctatcatatacataattattttcaatagctactattcagttgttacacGAGTGTATTCGATATATTCGCGCTAttttattcatgaatacagtagcaaaaatTACCTAAAAAGCAGGGGAGTCCAGCTGTACGCGACTGTATTCActgtattcgcgctactgtattcatgaatacagtagcgaaATTCGCCTAAAAAATAGGGGAGTCTAGCTATTTAATAACGAAAAAAAGATCAATTAGcgtgtatcactcctaatttaattcaacaaaatcaattctacatGAATTTCGCTGTTATTTTTATTGTATTCCATGCATTCGCGTGACTATATTTATAAATACAATGAGGTAAAATACAAGGATTACAGAtgtttaattatgtattctatgTATTCGCGCGAATGcatttataaatacagtgagcTAATCTGCCTAAAAAAATAGTGATTACGGGTGTTTAATAATGGAAAGCACAATATTAAATTGTATTCAATTTCACTATATTGAATTGATCAGTTGTATTCAAACAAcagaaaaatcaagaaaataggATGTATATCGTTCTATTCAATTTGactgtatacattgtatttaATTCACATATATCACTATTATACATTGAATTCAATTCACCGTATTCAATTTGattgtattcaaacaacaaaaaatcataaaatatggtGATATTCGActgtattaaaaaaaaatacagaTCTTGGGAATACATAAATACAGgcgaaaaataatatatttataaaaaaatacaatatatttgagtgtatttgtacataatacaatatatttgtatcattgtatgtgactaaatagcaaagaaaagaagaaagttaGTCGGAGATGGCGTTTTCCGGCCAAGTAAAATACCGTATatattgtattaaaactaaaaatagagACGAACAAAAatccgaccctcaaatcttctctGGTGTAGCCATAGACCTGTTCGCCTAAGAGGATAGCTCGCTGCTACCGTAGGGATTCCAGTTGTCGGCTTTTCGCCGTAATCAGGCAGTGGAGATTTTGAAACATAATCACCTGGAGCTAAGGGATTCATAACATAAAAACTTGAATGTTTTTAGATTAACTATGCTTAAACTTAAGACAGCAATGAGAGGAAAATGAAGGAATCGGCCAGATTAGAAGTAGGTATTTTGCTCGAAGAGAGGGGCCATATAAATCTACATACAGTTATTTTTGCACCCATATAAATGAACGTCCGACTTCAAAGCATTGGGTTCATCCAATGATTATAAGTCCGGCTATTTCTATGAGTAAACATTTGCTATTATCAGCTGTCGGTCTAACtcattgattgaaatgaatacaGAATATTAATTAAGTAGACCAGTAATAAACTAGAGGCCTTATGAAGCTCtcatttattttttcaatttagTACTGACACGATATATAAGTTACGACTACTCAAGCTAATAAAAATTCTAAGTAACCTCGAATATACTAATGATACTTGTTCAAATCATGGAATTTACAAAGACTTAAGTTGCAATTGCTGTGATTTCTAAATAAAATGGACTTAATCCCATCCTTCACAAAGAAATTACAATTTGAGAGATCAAGTTCAATTCCCCATTTATGCAAGACACTTGAAAATACCGAGAAAGTCATTTTTTTTTTCGTTTGTAACAGAAAAATCACTTAACTATGTATATAACACTCAAAAGATCACTCAATCagatttctcaaacttttgatgTAAAATAGGTGTTTGATATTATGGACTTAACTATAGAACAAAGAAATTTtatctataaaataaaaaataaaaaattatttttctagcatatataatgttggaataataatagaattgagcataattttcaagaatatacaatgtatattataaaaatacatttattttaaataattatttttttattacgtGCATGGAATATATAGTATAAagcttttattttctttcattctcaattgtgtaaataatttattttttgattttttgttgttaatatcaaaattattattacaggcaaattattgtaattaaattttttactatgctcaatattttattattctaacATTATATATGCCTAAacactattttttttaatttataaataaaactTATTTATTCTATAagtaagtccataatataaaattaaaaaaattataatattgaaaagtttaaaaaataataataataaaagataaaatttgataatttagagggtaaaataggtatttgataatcaaaagtttgaaaaatctagttgagtgaccttcCGAGTGATATATGCATATTTGGgtgactttgttgttacaaacgaaagaaagaTGACTTTAATTAGTAATTTCGGATAGTTTAGTGACAATTTGAGTAATAGACTCTGAAAATACCTAACCTAAAACAAAGATGTATAGCTCTCGATCATGTAAACTATAAAAAGAGTTTagcttttaaaaatattttcttcataTAACTTACAATGTAGACCAATTTTCAGTGGAGTAAAAAGCTCTCTAATATTTACTAGGAGTACTTTTTAATGGGACACCTCAGCACAAAAAGAACTATCGATCTCTCCTAAAGTAGCAAAGATAAAGTTAAATTTGTGCAGTGAAATAAGAACATGCGTCCACAACCAC contains:
- the LOC104119517 gene encoding glyoxylase I 4-like, whose product is MFLIQRPSSFDFEGAWLFNHGIGIHLLGKEDAQPKKERINPKDNHISFQCSDMDLIIERLEELKIEYVTATVKEGGVTVDQLFFHDPDGNMIEICNCQNIPILPLSSCPLKKFAKYPTFNQTIPNSFYGNGTSKMNCLGDQVEYLMLENLAMNMIDISF